The proteins below come from a single Alosa sapidissima isolate fAloSap1 chromosome 23, fAloSap1.pri, whole genome shotgun sequence genomic window:
- the gja8b gene encoding gap junction protein alpha 8 paralog b translates to MGDWSFLGNILEEVNEHSTVIGRVWLTVLFIFRILILGTAAEFVWGDEQSDYVCNTQQPGCENVCYDEAFPISHIRLWVLQIIFVSTPSLVYVGHAVHHVHMEEKRKEREEAELSRQQEANEERLPLAPDQGSVRTTKETSTKGSKKFRLEGTLLRTYICHIIFKTLFEVGFVVGQYFLYGFRILPLYKCSRWPCPNTVDCFVSRPTEKTVFIIFMLAVACVSLFLNFVEISHLGLKKIHFVFRKPPQVQGEGRGSPEKGLPVGVSSLQKAKGYKLLEEDKATAHFLPLTEVGMEAGRLPYQACGEKGEQASAPPEDESKVYDETLPSYAATTGAAAIAMGAVSSQDDEDLESPLEAEATDTIEDTRPLSSLSRASSRARSDDLTV, encoded by the coding sequence ATGGGGGACTGGAGCTTCTTGGGTAACATTTTAGAGGAAGTTAACGAGCACTCAACGGTCATCGGCCGGGTGTGGCTCACCGTGCTCTTCATCTTCCGCATCCTGATCCTGGGTACGGCGGCGGAGTTCGTGTGGGGCGACGAGCAGTCGGATTACGTGTGCAACACGCAGCAGCCCGGTTGCGAGAACGTCTGCTACGACGAGGCCTTCCCCATCTCACACATCCGCCTGTGGGTGCTGCAGATCATCTTCGTGTCGACGCCGTCGCTGGTGTACGTGGGCCATGCTGTGCACCACGTGCACATGGAGGAGAAGCGAAAGGAGCGCGAGGAGGCCGAGCTCAGCCGCCAGCAGGAGGCCAACGAGGAGCGCCTGCCGCTAGCGCCCGACCAGGGCAGCGTGCGCACCACCAAGGAGACGAGCACCAAGGGCAGCAAGAAGTTCCGGCTGGAGGGCACGCTGCTGCGGACCTACATCTGCCACATCATCTTCAAGACGCTCTTCGAGGTGGGCTTCGTGGTGGGCCAGTACTTCCTGTACGGCTTCCGGATCCTTCCGTTGTACAAGTGCAGCCGCTGGCCCTGCCCCAACACGGTGGACTGCTTCGTGTCACGTCCCACCGAGAAGACGGTCTTCATCATCTTCATGCTGGCTGTGGCGTGCGTCTCGCTCTTCCTCAACTTTGTGGAGATCAGCCACCTGGGCCTGAAGAAGATCCACTTTGTGTTCCGGAAGCCTCCGCAGGTGCAGGGCGAGGGCCGCGGCTCGCCCGAGAAGGGCCTGCCCGTGGGCGTGTCCTCGCTGCAGAAGGCCAAGGGCTACAAGCTGCTGGAGGAGGACAAGGCCACCGCCCACTTCCTGCCACTGACGGAAGTGGGCATGGAGGCCGGGCGCCTGCCCTACCAGGCGTGCGGTGAGAAGGGCGAGCAGGCGTCCGCCCCGCCGGAGGACGAGTCCAAGGTGTACGACGAGACGTTGCCCTCATATGCGGCCACCACGGGAGCAGCAGCGATTGCGATGGGTGCCGTCTCAAGTCAGGACGACGAGGACCTGGAGTCGCCGCTAGAGGCTGAGGCCACGGATACGATAGAGGACACGCGACCCCTGAGTAGCCTGAGCCGGGCGAGCAGTCGCGCGCGCTCCGACGACCTGACCGTATGA